A stretch of Lysobacter sp. K5869 DNA encodes these proteins:
- a CDS encoding M66 family metalloprotease — MKLLRFRALALSLLAATTLAACGGGGGGKDAPPPGPNPGTPGTPGTPGPAAPAAPTRLIASAGVGSVELSWNAAPGATGYEIYQGLAPGAQGAAPVVRNVAGTTATVGGLAPGSAYYFVVRAVNAGGSSAASNEASATPLAQAPTAALDIAALELAQTHVLPAQGLSWTLSAASESYHAIGGRPALALLRLSAANARNVRLEGWANGALLGAVEVAPPSALPPTEGAGPAYATDRYSADIPAAWMTPALQLRARADNYLPGAAQTPLIGADSLAVLRVLPFYLFGATPDNSVPLSASGLPDAATVDEIYAKWPVARLIAQNHPARATVWPTLVIPPKDGKPAYLARDADAVSDKFHLMSSVLAVLGGLIEANGERPAPVQFYAPLILFNAAGRVVSPGGGLGGGEVGTGDHAYSGIFIHEQGHAMGLPHQGEAYRAGRYPYVGGSLAGSVWGYDAVGKRFQPPFMPTTSTRYARCRGDTFDGAARQIDAQGRCVKQDPMQSGSGDQAPEYRFSTFSDYSTGMYQRYFEGTTQRAADGSRSYSGGSVIQDAAFASGYRRWDTIDRRWVEAATATTSGGLFGLDQNLPQRRDVPLYAIALTLSNAGTPDVSQIYPPLSYTGNLLRYIDPTDAAQRASIVPDTSVNYWYCRNGGCDYTLRATYADGSVRHVLIQDGFRPFNQPRGTPPASASDPLDGDSFRTWVVHVPADKALRRIELLHTPMVWEGFPAAPAVLAARDVTAPLAPRGFDAAATSCAELPTLAVPASALPPPRCADEAAAAAAAVSQAQSRLRGLLRDALRR, encoded by the coding sequence ATGAAACTTCTTCGCTTCCGCGCGCTGGCGCTGTCCCTGCTCGCGGCCACGACGCTCGCCGCGTGCGGCGGCGGTGGCGGCGGCAAAGACGCGCCGCCCCCCGGCCCGAATCCCGGAACGCCGGGCACTCCGGGAACGCCCGGCCCCGCCGCGCCCGCGGCCCCGACTCGCCTGATCGCAAGCGCCGGCGTGGGCAGCGTCGAACTGTCGTGGAACGCCGCGCCGGGCGCCACCGGCTACGAGATCTACCAAGGCCTCGCGCCCGGCGCGCAAGGCGCCGCGCCGGTGGTGCGCAACGTCGCCGGCACCACCGCGACCGTCGGCGGGCTCGCGCCGGGCAGCGCGTATTACTTCGTGGTTCGCGCCGTCAACGCCGGCGGCAGCAGCGCGGCGTCGAACGAGGCCAGCGCCACGCCGCTGGCGCAGGCGCCGACCGCCGCGCTCGACATCGCCGCGCTGGAACTGGCGCAAACCCATGTGTTGCCCGCGCAAGGCCTGAGCTGGACGCTGAGCGCGGCCAGCGAGTCCTACCACGCCATCGGCGGCCGCCCGGCGCTGGCGCTGCTGCGGCTGTCGGCCGCCAACGCGCGCAACGTGCGCCTGGAAGGCTGGGCCAACGGCGCGCTGCTCGGCGCGGTCGAAGTCGCGCCGCCCTCGGCGCTGCCGCCCACCGAAGGCGCCGGGCCGGCTTATGCCACCGACCGCTACAGCGCGGACATTCCCGCCGCGTGGATGACGCCGGCGCTTCAGCTGCGCGCGCGCGCCGACAACTACCTGCCCGGCGCGGCGCAAACGCCGCTGATCGGCGCCGACAGTTTGGCGGTGCTGCGGGTGCTGCCGTTCTATCTGTTCGGCGCGACGCCCGACAATTCGGTGCCGCTGTCCGCCTCCGGCTTGCCCGACGCCGCCACCGTGGACGAGATCTACGCGAAATGGCCGGTGGCGCGCCTGATCGCGCAGAACCATCCCGCGCGCGCGACAGTCTGGCCGACCCTGGTGATCCCGCCGAAAGACGGCAAGCCGGCGTATCTGGCGCGCGACGCCGATGCGGTGTCCGACAAGTTCCATCTGATGTCGTCGGTGCTGGCCGTGCTCGGCGGCTTGATCGAGGCCAACGGCGAACGGCCGGCGCCGGTGCAGTTCTACGCGCCCTTGATCCTGTTCAACGCCGCCGGCCGCGTCGTGTCGCCCGGCGGCGGCCTCGGCGGCGGCGAAGTCGGCACCGGCGATCACGCCTACAGCGGCATCTTCATTCACGAACAGGGCCACGCCATGGGCCTGCCGCATCAGGGCGAGGCCTATCGCGCCGGCCGCTATCCCTATGTCGGCGGCAGCCTCGCCGGTTCGGTCTGGGGTTACGACGCGGTCGGCAAGCGCTTCCAGCCGCCGTTCATGCCGACCACCTCGACGCGCTACGCGCGCTGCCGCGGCGATACCTTCGACGGCGCCGCGCGGCAGATCGACGCGCAGGGCCGCTGCGTCAAGCAGGACCCGATGCAGAGCGGCTCCGGCGATCAAGCGCCGGAGTACCGCTTCAGCACCTTCTCCGACTACAGCACCGGCATGTACCAGCGCTATTTCGAGGGCACGACCCAGCGCGCCGCCGACGGCAGCCGCAGCTACAGCGGCGGCAGCGTGATCCAGGACGCGGCGTTCGCCAGCGGCTACCGGCGCTGGGACACGATCGACCGGCGTTGGGTCGAAGCGGCCACCGCCACCACCAGCGGCGGCCTGTTCGGCCTCGATCAGAACCTGCCGCAACGGCGCGACGTGCCGCTGTACGCGATCGCGCTGACGCTGAGCAACGCCGGCACGCCCGACGTCAGCCAGATCTATCCGCCGCTGAGCTACACCGGCAACCTGCTGCGCTACATCGATCCGACCGACGCGGCCCAGCGCGCCAGCATCGTGCCCGACACCAGCGTCAATTATTGGTACTGCCGCAACGGCGGCTGCGATTACACGCTGCGCGCGACGTATGCCGACGGCAGCGTCCGTCACGTGCTGATCCAGGACGGCTTCCGTCCGTTCAACCAACCGCGCGGCACCCCGCCGGCCAGCGCCAGCGATCCGCTCGACGGCGACAGCTTCCGCACCTGGGTCGTGCACGTGCCGGCCGACAAGGCGCTGCGCCGGATCGAGTTGCTGCACACGCCGATGGTCTGGGAGGGCTTTCCCGCCGCGCCGGCGGTGCTGGCCGCGCGCGACGTGACCGCGCCGCTGGCCCCGCGCGGTTTCGACGCGGCCGCGACCTCCTGCGCCGAACTGCCGACCCTCGCGGTTCCGGCCTCCGCATTGCCGCCGCCGCGTTGCGCCGACGAAGCCGCCGCCGCTGCGGCCGCCGTGTCGCAGGCGCAGTCGCGGCTGCGCGGTTTGTTGCGCGACGCGCTGCGGCGCTGA
- a CDS encoding FKBP-type peptidyl-prolyl cis-trans isomerase, giving the protein MPRSLLVLSALSLALAAALVACAPSDGAKQGAASSAASTPLAAGDVASEKAKISYVVGRDFARSVEPIRGELDAELVLRAIRDAQAGRPSLFDEGETKRIRDGFSAHLRDKRDEEVKAVAARNLAAGEAFLAKNAKAEGVKTTASGLQYAVLKDGKGAHPKASDTVRVNYVGTLLDGSKFESTYDTDHPAEFVLAQVMPGWTEGVQLMAPGAKYRFWLPAKLAYGERGLAGQIEPNSVLSFEVELLEVAGQGAPTHDE; this is encoded by the coding sequence ATGCCGCGTTCCCTGCTCGTTCTGTCCGCGCTGTCGCTCGCGCTCGCCGCCGCCTTGGTCGCTTGCGCGCCCAGCGACGGAGCCAAGCAGGGCGCCGCCTCCTCCGCCGCTTCCACGCCGTTGGCGGCGGGCGATGTGGCCAGCGAGAAAGCGAAGATCAGCTACGTCGTCGGCCGCGATTTCGCCCGCAGCGTCGAGCCGATCCGCGGCGAACTCGATGCCGAACTGGTGCTGCGCGCGATCCGCGACGCCCAGGCCGGGCGGCCGTCGCTGTTCGACGAGGGCGAAACCAAGCGCATCCGCGACGGCTTCAGCGCCCATCTACGCGACAAGCGCGACGAAGAGGTCAAGGCGGTGGCCGCGCGCAATCTGGCCGCGGGCGAAGCCTTCCTGGCCAAGAACGCCAAGGCCGAGGGCGTGAAGACCACCGCTTCGGGGCTGCAATACGCCGTGCTCAAGGACGGCAAGGGCGCTCATCCGAAGGCCAGCGACACGGTGCGGGTGAACTACGTCGGCACGCTGCTGGACGGCAGCAAGTTCGAGAGCACCTACGACACCGACCACCCGGCCGAATTCGTGCTGGCGCAGGTGATGCCGGGCTGGACCGAAGGCGTGCAGCTGATGGCGCCGGGCGCGAAGTACCGCTTCTGGCTGCCGGCGAAACTCGCCTACGGCGAGCGCGGCCTGGCCGGGCAGATCGAGCCGAACTCGGTGCTGTCGTTCGAGGTGGAATTGCTGGAAGTCGCGGGGCAGGGCGCGCCGACGCACGACGAGTGA
- a CDS encoding TerC family protein, whose amino-acid sequence METIGSPMLWGAFAAFVVVALLVDLVLMRHGGPHKVTFKEAAWWSVGWIALALVFNAALWWYVSRESGAEVGNRIGLEFLTGYLVEKSLAVDNIFVFLMLFSYFAVPEEQRQRVLVIGILGAIVLRSVLIFAGALLLAKFHWILYVFGAFLVFTGIKMLMAAGKSPDLEQNPVLKWMRGHLRLTDDYHDSKLSIVRDGKRWFTPLFAVIALIGVTDVIFAVDSIPAIFAITADPFIVLTSNVFAVLGLRAMFFLLQGMADRFHLLPYGLAAVLVFIGAKMLLIDVYKIPILVSLLGVAAIIGTSIAASLMLPPKPEPSAKA is encoded by the coding sequence ATGGAAACCATCGGCAGTCCGATGCTGTGGGGCGCGTTCGCCGCCTTCGTCGTCGTCGCGCTGCTCGTCGATCTGGTGCTGATGCGCCACGGCGGGCCGCACAAAGTCACGTTCAAGGAAGCGGCGTGGTGGAGCGTGGGCTGGATCGCCCTGGCGTTGGTGTTCAATGCGGCGCTGTGGTGGTACGTGAGCCGCGAATCCGGCGCCGAAGTCGGCAACCGCATCGGCCTGGAATTCCTGACCGGCTACCTCGTCGAGAAGTCGCTCGCGGTCGACAACATCTTCGTGTTCCTGATGTTGTTCTCGTACTTCGCGGTGCCGGAGGAGCAGCGCCAGCGCGTGTTGGTGATCGGCATCCTCGGCGCGATCGTGCTGCGCTCGGTCCTGATCTTCGCCGGCGCGTTGCTGCTGGCCAAGTTCCACTGGATCTTGTACGTGTTCGGCGCGTTCCTGGTCTTCACCGGCATCAAGATGCTGATGGCCGCGGGTAAGAGTCCGGACCTGGAACAGAACCCGGTGCTGAAATGGATGCGCGGCCACCTGCGCCTGACCGACGACTACCACGACAGCAAGCTGTCGATCGTGCGCGACGGCAAGCGCTGGTTCACCCCGCTGTTCGCGGTGATCGCGCTGATCGGCGTGACCGACGTGATCTTCGCGGTGGATTCGATCCCGGCGATCTTCGCCATCACCGCCGATCCCTTCATCGTGCTGACCTCCAACGTGTTCGCGGTGCTGGGCCTGCGCGCGATGTTCTTCCTGCTGCAGGGCATGGCCGACCGCTTCCACTTGCTGCCTTACGGTTTGGCCGCGGTGCTGGTGTTCATCGGCGCGAAGATGCTGCTGATCGACGTCTACAAGATCCCGATCCTGGTCTCGCTGCTGGGCGTGGCGGCCATCATCGG
- a CDS encoding alpha-L-fucosidase, whose translation MDRRRFLLASSASALALSAPAAAAAADPAEPAARPRPTPQQLRWQREELALFVHYTVNTYTDREWGEGDESPRVFAPTDLDARQWARAAKAGGFRSLILTAKHHDGFCLWPTATTAHSVRSSPWRDGRGDVVREFVDACRAENLGVGFYLSPWDRHEPRYGSGQAYDDYYIAQLTELLTNYGPVVEVWFDGANGEGPNGRRQAYDWPRIHRTVRALQPDAVIFSDAGPDVRWIGNERGVAGSTCWATVDPARVPYPGYDRPWVGEALQQGDPHGAAWRPGETDVSIRPGWFWHAAEDAKVRSADNLIDLYCSSVGRNSKLLLNVPPTRAGRFHDTDVARLAEFGRKREALFAGGNRLAGARVRASGGAAPERALDGDAESFWQAGAGEAWLEFELDEAVEFDLLCLQEAIAHGQHVANHRFEAWRDGGWQTVAWGTTIGHKRLERFEPVRARRLRLAIEHAYAPARIATVAVYRSPV comes from the coding sequence ATGGATCGTCGCCGCTTCCTGCTCGCCAGCTCCGCCTCCGCGCTCGCCTTGAGCGCGCCCGCCGCGGCCGCAGCCGCGGATCCGGCCGAGCCCGCCGCGCGCCCGCGGCCGACGCCGCAGCAGTTGCGCTGGCAACGCGAAGAACTCGCGTTGTTCGTCCACTACACGGTCAACACCTACACCGACCGCGAATGGGGCGAGGGCGACGAAAGCCCGCGCGTGTTCGCGCCGACCGACCTGGACGCGCGGCAATGGGCGCGCGCGGCGAAAGCCGGAGGATTCCGCAGCCTGATCCTCACCGCCAAGCATCACGACGGCTTCTGCCTGTGGCCGACCGCGACCACCGCGCACAGCGTGCGCAGCAGCCCGTGGCGCGACGGACGAGGCGACGTGGTGCGCGAATTCGTCGATGCCTGCCGCGCCGAGAATCTCGGCGTCGGTTTCTATCTCTCGCCGTGGGACCGGCACGAACCGCGCTACGGCAGCGGCCAGGCCTACGACGATTACTACATCGCCCAACTCACCGAGTTGCTGACGAACTACGGGCCGGTGGTCGAGGTGTGGTTCGACGGCGCCAACGGCGAAGGGCCGAACGGGCGGCGTCAGGCCTACGACTGGCCGCGCATCCACCGCACCGTGCGCGCCTTGCAGCCCGACGCGGTGATCTTCTCCGACGCTGGCCCCGACGTGCGCTGGATCGGCAACGAGCGCGGCGTCGCCGGCAGCACCTGTTGGGCGACGGTGGATCCGGCGCGGGTGCCGTATCCCGGCTACGACCGGCCCTGGGTCGGCGAAGCGCTGCAGCAAGGCGACCCGCACGGCGCGGCGTGGCGGCCCGGCGAGACCGACGTGTCGATCCGGCCCGGCTGGTTCTGGCACGCGGCCGAGGACGCCAAGGTGCGCAGCGCCGACAACCTGATCGATCTGTACTGCAGTTCGGTGGGCCGCAACAGCAAGCTGCTGCTCAACGTGCCGCCGACGCGCGCGGGCCGCTTCCACGACACCGACGTCGCGCGTCTGGCCGAGTTCGGGCGCAAGCGCGAAGCGCTGTTCGCCGGCGGCAACCGCCTCGCCGGCGCGCGCGTGCGCGCCAGCGGCGGCGCCGCGCCCGAGCGCGCGCTCGACGGCGACGCGGAGTCGTTCTGGCAGGCCGGGGCGGGCGAGGCGTGGCTGGAGTTCGAATTGGACGAGGCGGTCGAATTCGACCTGCTGTGCCTGCAGGAAGCGATCGCGCACGGGCAGCACGTCGCCAACCATCGCTTCGAGGCGTGGCGCGACGGCGGCTGGCAGACCGTCGCCTGGGGCACGACCATCGGCCACAAGCGCCTGGAGCGGTTCGAGCCGGTGCGGGCGCGACGGCTGCGGCTGGCGATCGAGCATGCGTACGCGCCGGCGCGGATCGCGACGGTGGCGGTGTATCGCAGCCCGGTCTGA
- a CDS encoding outer membrane beta-barrel protein, which produces MSVSSKSVASKSMLAAALCLLAAAAAAQERSHTYLEAGYVAQKLESGGSDPLLRLDDIDVNGAYAAGSVELGSQLFLTGSLHKGSGDNRLRSGQDLLAKFDVDAQQAGIGLGYYRALGERAEWTAEVGYQNTRIEFENRALSFSDKLDGNDYRVSLGLRGDLAPNLEGWARVNYIDGDVYEREFSGTVGALLKFNELWGVSAEASAGAGNHRYLVGVRASF; this is translated from the coding sequence ATGTCCGTTTCGTCGAAATCCGTTGCATCGAAGTCCATGCTCGCCGCCGCACTTTGCCTGCTCGCCGCGGCCGCGGCCGCGCAAGAACGCAGCCACACCTATCTGGAAGCCGGCTACGTCGCGCAAAAGCTGGAATCCGGCGGCTCCGATCCGCTGCTGCGGCTGGACGACATCGACGTGAACGGCGCGTACGCCGCCGGCTCGGTCGAGCTGGGCTCGCAACTGTTCCTGACCGGCAGCCTGCACAAAGGCAGCGGCGACAACCGCCTGCGCTCCGGCCAGGACCTGCTTGCCAAGTTCGACGTGGACGCGCAGCAGGCCGGCATCGGCCTGGGCTATTACCGCGCGCTCGGCGAACGCGCCGAATGGACCGCCGAGGTCGGCTACCAGAACACCCGCATCGAGTTCGAGAACCGCGCGCTGAGCTTCAGCGACAAGCTCGACGGCAACGACTACCGCGTGTCGCTGGGCCTGCGCGGCGATCTGGCGCCGAACCTGGAAGGCTGGGCCCGGGTCAACTACATCGACGGCGACGTGTACGAGCGCGAATTCAGCGGCACGGTCGGCGCGCTGCTGAAGTTCAACGAACTGTGGGGCGTGAGCGCGGAAGCCAGCGCCGGCGCCGGCAATCACCGCTACCTCGTCGGCGTGCGCGCGAGCTTCTGA
- a CDS encoding DNRLRE domain-containing protein, producing MPSRAPICAALATALLGAAALAPASAAQRTLQLSEDNTQSKPVSSSSLRGTPLAKAGAADRVCETGAKWLRVGFKQLKLSGYDSLVLTSDGGDKLVFEGKHWNDRAFTTRALRGECVTVQPYFSQPDSAFQLDRYDFGTTALELASVVVAGAGDICDTSGNACQGTSDLIVSINPTAVFTAGDNAYSSGTLTEYNNRYAPTWGRFKALTSPSPGNHDYSTTGAAGYFDYFNGVGNQTGPAGDRSKGYYSWDVGDWHFIALNTMSGGTVAQSQIDWLKADLAASTKPCTAAYFHHPLVSRGSYSGYTQVKPFWDALYAAKADLVLVGHDHNYQRYGKMNPTQGAASDGIRQVLVGTGGRAFYSISGSHALLEASNASTFGVLKLTLTATGYTGDFVPRAGSSYTDHFTGTCNAKGGGNPPAQTLTLNSVRDATVKSGGSRDNSATLYADGSDGGQVLRGLMAWDLSSAAGKNITGAQIKLQVSDRSGGTYDLYRAGAAWTESNATYSGVSLGTKIGSVVPNATGAQYITLNAAGLQLVKDWASGAATNNGVVLSSSSSDGVDWSSREGANAPQLILTYSP from the coding sequence ATGCCCTCGCGCGCGCCGATCTGCGCCGCTCTCGCCACCGCCTTGCTCGGCGCCGCCGCGCTCGCGCCCGCGTCCGCCGCCCAGCGCACCCTGCAGTTGTCGGAAGACAACACCCAGAGCAAGCCGGTGTCCTCCTCCTCGCTGCGCGGCACCCCGCTGGCCAAGGCCGGCGCCGCCGACCGCGTCTGCGAAACCGGCGCCAAGTGGCTGCGCGTGGGCTTCAAGCAGCTCAAGCTGTCGGGCTACGACTCGCTGGTGCTGACCAGCGACGGCGGCGACAAGCTGGTGTTCGAAGGCAAGCACTGGAACGACCGCGCCTTCACCACCCGCGCGCTGCGCGGCGAGTGCGTGACCGTGCAGCCGTACTTCAGCCAGCCCGACAGCGCCTTCCAGCTCGACCGCTACGACTTCGGCACCACCGCGCTGGAACTGGCCTCGGTGGTCGTGGCCGGCGCGGGCGACATCTGCGACACCAGCGGCAACGCGTGCCAGGGCACCTCGGATCTGATCGTCTCGATCAACCCGACCGCGGTGTTCACCGCCGGCGACAACGCCTACAGCAGCGGCACCCTGACCGAATACAACAACCGCTACGCGCCGACCTGGGGCCGCTTCAAGGCGCTGACCAGCCCCTCGCCCGGCAACCACGACTACAGCACCACCGGCGCCGCCGGCTACTTCGACTACTTCAACGGCGTCGGCAACCAGACCGGCCCGGCCGGCGACCGCAGCAAGGGCTATTACAGCTGGGACGTGGGCGACTGGCACTTCATCGCGCTCAACACCATGAGCGGCGGCACCGTCGCCCAGTCGCAGATCGACTGGCTCAAGGCCGACCTCGCCGCCAGCACCAAGCCCTGCACCGCGGCCTATTTCCATCACCCGCTGGTGAGCCGCGGCAGCTACTCCGGCTACACCCAGGTCAAGCCGTTCTGGGACGCGCTGTACGCGGCCAAGGCCGACCTCGTGCTGGTCGGCCACGATCACAACTACCAGCGCTACGGCAAGATGAACCCGACTCAAGGCGCGGCCAGCGACGGCATCCGCCAAGTGCTGGTCGGCACCGGCGGCCGCGCGTTCTACAGCATCAGCGGCAGCCACGCGCTGCTGGAAGCCAGCAACGCCAGCACCTTCGGCGTGCTCAAGCTGACTTTGACCGCGACCGGCTACACCGGCGATTTCGTGCCGCGCGCCGGCAGCAGCTACACCGACCACTTCACCGGCACCTGCAACGCCAAGGGCGGCGGCAATCCGCCGGCGCAGACGCTGACCCTCAACAGCGTGCGCGACGCGACGGTGAAGTCCGGCGGCAGCCGCGACAACAGCGCCACGCTCTACGCCGACGGCAGCGACGGCGGTCAGGTGCTGCGCGGTCTGATGGCATGGGATCTGTCGTCGGCCGCGGGCAAGAACATCACCGGCGCGCAGATCAAGCTGCAGGTCAGCGACCGCTCGGGCGGCACCTACGATCTGTATCGCGCCGGCGCCGCTTGGACCGAATCGAACGCGACCTACAGCGGCGTGAGCCTGGGCACCAAGATCGGTTCGGTCGTGCCGAACGCGACCGGCGCGCAGTACATCACGCTCAACGCCGCCGGCTTGCAACTGGTGAAGGATTGGGCTTCGGGCGCGGCGACCAACAACGGCGTGGTGCTGTCGTCGAGCTCCAGCGACGGCGTGGACTGGTCTTCGCGCGAAGGCGCCAACGCGCCGCAGCTGATCCTGACCTACTCGCCGTAA
- a CDS encoding alpha-L-fucosidase codes for MTPLRAALLSCLFALAGAAHAAVPAQDIPKPTVAAPNESQAAFDARMRWWREARFGLFVHWGLYSGAAGRWNGEPVKGSAEWIQRNAHVPTDEYARQMLPLFKPKPGFAREWAQLAKQAGAKYLVFTSKHHEGFALHDSAVSDFDAKDATGRDLVREIVDAARAEGLKVGLYHSVIDWHHPAYPYRDFARLEHPLPHPLEKAGDKDDPGYAQRANLAQYQDFLQAQVRELIEHYGPIDVLWWDYSNPGAEGETWRAQELMAMVRKDQPKIVMNNRLYRSLGYDDPQGSLQWFDRAHGDFTTPEQAIPARGVAGVDWEACMTMNGTWGYSALDTNWKSTRELVRDLVDTASKGGNLLLNIGPMADGSVPQASVERLQAMGEWLRRNGDSIYATTANPLGEAAWGRITAKGERLYLHVFERPADGELRVNAPGRWRARLLDGGGALRARRDGETLRVALPETLADSIDTVIELAPEKS; via the coding sequence ATGACGCCGCTGCGCGCCGCCTTGCTCTCCTGCCTGTTCGCGCTCGCCGGCGCCGCGCACGCGGCCGTGCCGGCCCAGGACATCCCCAAGCCGACGGTCGCCGCGCCGAACGAATCGCAGGCCGCGTTCGACGCGCGCATGCGCTGGTGGCGCGAAGCCCGCTTCGGCCTGTTCGTGCATTGGGGCCTGTACTCCGGCGCGGCCGGGCGCTGGAACGGCGAGCCGGTGAAAGGCTCGGCCGAATGGATCCAGCGCAACGCCCACGTGCCCACCGACGAGTACGCGCGGCAGATGCTGCCGCTGTTCAAGCCCAAGCCCGGCTTCGCCCGCGAATGGGCCCAGCTCGCCAAGCAGGCCGGCGCCAAGTATCTGGTGTTCACCAGCAAGCACCACGAAGGCTTCGCCCTGCACGACAGCGCGGTCAGCGACTTCGACGCCAAGGACGCCACCGGCCGCGATCTGGTGCGCGAGATCGTCGACGCCGCGCGCGCCGAGGGGCTCAAGGTCGGGCTCTATCACTCGGTGATCGACTGGCATCATCCGGCCTATCCGTACCGCGACTTCGCTCGTCTCGAACATCCCTTGCCGCATCCGCTGGAGAAAGCCGGCGACAAGGACGACCCGGGTTACGCGCAACGCGCGAACCTCGCGCAGTACCAGGATTTCCTTCAGGCCCAGGTGCGCGAGCTGATCGAGCACTACGGCCCCATCGACGTGCTGTGGTGGGATTACTCCAACCCCGGGGCCGAAGGCGAAACCTGGCGCGCGCAGGAACTCATGGCGATGGTGCGCAAGGACCAGCCCAAGATCGTCATGAACAACCGTCTGTACCGCTCGCTCGGTTACGACGATCCGCAAGGCAGCCTGCAATGGTTCGACCGCGCGCACGGCGACTTCACCACGCCCGAGCAGGCGATTCCGGCGCGCGGCGTGGCCGGCGTGGATTGGGAAGCGTGCATGACCATGAACGGCACCTGGGGCTACAGCGCGCTGGACACGAACTGGAAATCCACGCGCGAACTGGTGCGCGATCTGGTCGACACCGCGAGCAAGGGCGGCAACCTGCTGCTCAACATCGGGCCGATGGCCGACGGCAGCGTGCCGCAAGCCAGCGTCGAGCGGCTGCAAGCGATGGGCGAGTGGCTGCGGCGCAACGGCGATTCGATCTACGCCACCACCGCCAATCCGCTTGGCGAGGCGGCGTGGGGACGCATCACCGCGAAAGGCGAGCGCCTGTACCTGCACGTGTTCGAGCGCCCCGCCGACGGCGAGCTGCGCGTGAACGCGCCCGGCCGCTGGCGCGCGCGCCTGCTCGACGGCGGCGGCGCGCTGCGCGCGCGGCGCGACGGCGAGACGCTGCGCGTCGCGTTGCCCGAGACGCTCGCCGATAGCATCGACACCGTGATCGAGCTGGCTCCGGAAAAATCCTGA